A stretch of the Zeugodacus cucurbitae isolate PBARC_wt_2022May chromosome 6, idZeuCucr1.2, whole genome shotgun sequence genome encodes the following:
- the LOC105211229 gene encoding uncharacterized protein LOC105211229 — translation MPIQLDKILADIAEEKVLHPNFPPAGKKEVDDAWARVGKNNKLSVHEARSIFKVLQKKYEQEKTKRTPSWKLFDLMEQIHQPMKEEDPKQDDDGMVSMEEDEEYEMLEVQEEEEPTAGQGKNSSATSDGESPSKSMKSGGSNETTPEKEEKVLVKSQTKANTANQSKSSSPAAEEKKLLNSQAPSRPAHNTSLNSTPTANASAAATVAALHKKGITMKKTSSVGAGNTSTPRTGQSTSSSGQQKNSAIRVAGQVLGVGESIQLPESIKRKLVETQPGLGSQPAKKPNNSHSNTTASSAQSMTTTSTTNARSTSNASNANTSASLHESSLALNNVPSINIKQEPNDGTNPPTGINLITITGNSRVELTNGGGGPSSSTAATVASTSTNGYSPRLEEIDFRNDIIFDSGNGTINGAVGGAVNHANHTNATGGIINLGNFDNSLPPTFFKNLCNSSRHEALGLYVANVMNRLRPRSAQKLELGILRAIIDVQSDELEQ, via the exons ATGCCCATTCAATTGGATAAAATATTGGCAGATATAGCCGAAGAAAAAGTGCTACATCCGAATTTTCCGCCAGCGGGCAAAAAAGAAGTAGACGATGCTTGGGCGCGCGtaggcaaaaataataaattatccg TGCATGAGGCTCGATCGATATTCAAGGTACTCCAAAAGAAATACGAACAAGAGAAAACCAAACGTACTCCATCATGGAAACTTTTCGATCTAATGGAGCAAATCCATCAACCTATGAAAGAGGAAGATCCAAAACAAGACGA tgatGGAATGGTGTCTATGGAGGAGGATGAAGAGTATGAGATGTTAGAagtacaagaagaagaagaaccaaCAGCCGGACAAGGTAAAAACTCTTCAGCCACATCAGATGGCGAAAGCCCGTCAAAATCTATGAAATCTGGTGGTTCTAATGAGACAACTCCCGAAAAGGAGGAAAAAGTTTTAGTTAAAtcacaaacaaaagcaaacactgCTAATCAGAGCAAATCCTCATCACCAGCTGCTGAGGAAAAGAAGTTATTGAATTCTCAAGCGCCATCCCGGCCAGCACATAATACATCACTTAATTCCACGCCTACAGCCAACGCATCAGCCGCAGCCACTGTCGCTGCTTTGCACAAGAAAGGAATAACCATGAAGAAAACTTCAAGTGTAGGAGCTGGAAACACATCTACGCCCCGTACAGGTCAGTCTACAAGTAGCAGCGGTCAGCAGAAAAATTCAGCTATACGTGTAGCTGGTCAAGTATTGGGGGTCGGCGAGTCCATACAATTGCCTGAATCAATTAAACGTAAATTGGTGGAAACACAGCCAGGTTTAGGTTCTCAACCTGCTAAAAAACCGAACAATAGCCACTCAAATACGACGGCGTCATCAGCTCAATCAATGACCACAACTTCAACAACAAATGCTCGCAGTACTTCGAATGCTAGCAATGCTAACACTAGTGCATCTCTACACGAAAGCTCCTTGGCTTTAAATAATGTACCATCCATCAACATTAAACAAGAGCCCAATGATGGAACTAATCCACCAACAggtattaatttaattacaataactGGAAATTCACGCGTAGAGTTGACAAATGGTGGTGGAGGTCCTTCCTCTTCAACTGCCGCTACAGTGGCTTCCACATCAACAAACGGTTATTCACCACGGCTTGAAGAGATAGACTTTCGTAATGACATTATATTTGACTCTGGAAACGGTACAATTAATGGCGCTGTAGGTGGAGCAGTTAACCATGCAAATCATACAAACGCTACAGGTGGCATAATTAATTTAGGAAACTTCGACAATTCACTGCCACCGACTTTCTTCAAAAATCTTTGCAATTCATCACGGCATGAAGCATTAGGTCTTTACGTTGCAAACGTTATGAATCGTTTACGACCGCGATCGGCTCAAAAACTAGAGTTGGGTATACTGCGCGCAATAATTGACGTGCAAAGCGATGAATTGGAGCAATAA